One Etheostoma cragini isolate CJK2018 chromosome 18, CSU_Ecrag_1.0, whole genome shotgun sequence DNA window includes the following coding sequences:
- the LOC117961780 gene encoding melanocortin-2 receptor accessory protein 2A-like: MSDFNNRNQTSTRRSDYVWQYEYYDDEEPVSFEGLKAHRYSIVIGFWVGLAVFVIFMFFVLTLLTKTGAPHQENPDSAEKRHPPSSCLVDIHAPQDENDKAFSRPLLTESRSYFHFYINEEDQRQGKQKPEDESVGKHKWARAQQRTRGPSSSGMDEMEEDAEEAEGHQPLRGLLEESKTDREGSFFSQFNIPNFVNLEQSSTLGEDDVLYEPSVIQECQSRSQDAHRDIH, from the exons ATGTCCGACTTTAACAACCGGAACCAAACCAGCACACGTCGCAGTGACTACGTGTGGCAGTATGAATATTATGACGATGAGGAGCCCGTGTCTTTTGAGGGACTCAAAGCGCACAGAT ACTCCATCGTCATCGGCTTCTGGGTTGGACTCGctgtgtttgtcatttttatgttctttGTGCTCACTCTGCTCACAAAAACAGGAGCGCCACATCAAGA AAACCCAGACTCTGCTGAAAAGCGGCATCCACCAAGCAGCTGTCTAGTAGACATCCACGCTCCCCAGGATGAAAATGACAAAGCCTTCTCTCGTCCATTGCTTACAGAGTCTCgttcttattttcatttctaCATTAACGAGGAGGATCAGCGTCAGGGGAAGCAAAAACCAGAGGACGAGAGCGTTGGAAAGCACAAATGGGCACGAGCCCAGCAGCGGACCAGGGGTCCCAGCTCCTCTGGGATGGACGAAATGGAAGAGGATGCTGAGGAAGCTGAGGGGCACCAACCTCTCAGGGGACTATTAGAGGAgagtaagacagacagagaaggttCCTTCTTTTCCCAATTCAACATCCCTAACTTTGTGAACTTGGAGCAAAGTTCAACACTTGGAGAGGATGATGTGCTGTATGAGCCCTCTGTCATACAGGAGTGCCAGTCTCGCTCTCAGGATGCTCACCGTGACATCCACTGA